A stretch of the Uranotaenia lowii strain MFRU-FL chromosome 3, ASM2978415v1, whole genome shotgun sequence genome encodes the following:
- the LOC129754011 gene encoding chymotrypsin-1-like, whose protein sequence is MFGYLPLVFILCYAASANGKQARIFGGQEARIEDFPFMASLRTRDEGFRCGAAIISDRWLLSAAHCTDGCKIRNLQIVVGTNDSMSSRGVFYDIDQVWRLCSKYTDCKVNAEARPSCNHLCNGKCNQIIMSARPNTRIRESNICTEGRRGQGACRGDSGGPMIVDNQLVGLASGVVECGVGFPDVYTRVASYLDWIVEKTDIRG, encoded by the exons ATGTTCGGATATCTGCCACTGGTTTTCATTTTGTGCTATGCAGCTTCCGCAAATG GCAAACAGGCTCGTATTTTTGGTGGGCAGGAGGCTAGAATTGAAGATTTCCCATTCATGGCATCGCTCAGAACCCGTGACGAGGGTTTTCGATGTGGAGCTGCAATAATCAGTGATAGGTGGCTGTTATCGGCAGCTCATTGTACGGATGGTTGTAAAATTAGAAACCTACAAATAGTCGTTGGAACAAACGATTCTATGTCTAGCCGGGGTGTCTTTTATGACATTGACCAG GTATGGCGATTATGTTCAAAGTATACCGATTGCAAGGTTAACGCCGAGGCCCGGCCAAGTTGCAATCATCTGTG CAATGGTAAATGTAATCAAATTATAATGTCAGCCAGACCAAACACCAGAATTCGAGAATCCAATATATGTACAGAAGGGCGGCGGGGTCAAGGAGCTTGCCGTGGTGATTCGGGAGGGCCAATGATCGTTGACAATCAGCTGGTCGGCTTGGCTTCCGGTGTCGTTGAATGTGGCGTGGGATTTCCGGATGTCTACACAAGAGTCGCTAGCTATCTTGATTggattgttgaaaaaactgatattagaggttga